A genomic segment from Clostridium fungisolvens encodes:
- a CDS encoding signal peptidase II produces MNKSRLLTVGILPIMWIIYFAFEFITGRIHSQYDIIMNLLPTILFAIVGFLIYYLGKRFSKGLSKSSLWIVFTSTFILDQGIKYIIKNWYFDKSFFLIDNFLSFNPIINSSGSWLNARFGTGLSFSVLITVNIIAILIFIESYRYYLHKGHKDFWADMSFCFILSGCLCSLIDKVFYGGSLDFIGISSLFIADLKDIYINLAIFFLALCIYNNGFWQTSEETTLKQDVESIKRFLIFIKKDIFQGSK; encoded by the coding sequence ATGAATAAATCTCGATTATTAACTGTGGGCATTCTACCTATTATGTGGATAATATATTTTGCGTTTGAGTTTATAACAGGTAGGATTCATTCACAATATGATATAATAATGAACCTTTTACCTACGATACTCTTCGCTATAGTTGGCTTTTTAATATATTACTTAGGAAAAAGATTTTCTAAAGGATTATCAAAGTCTAGTCTATGGATTGTATTTACTTCCACATTTATCTTAGATCAAGGAATAAAGTATATTATAAAAAACTGGTACTTTGACAAAAGCTTTTTTTTAATAGATAATTTCTTAAGCTTTAATCCAATAATTAATTCGTCAGGTTCATGGCTAAATGCTAGATTTGGTACTGGTCTAAGCTTCTCAGTTCTCATAACAGTAAATATAATAGCAATATTGATTTTTATTGAAAGTTATAGATATTATCTTCATAAAGGACATAAGGACTTTTGGGCTGATATGAGCTTTTGTTTTATACTAAGTGGATGTCTATGTTCATTAATAGATAAAGTGTTTTATGGTGGTAGTTTAGATTTTATAGGCATAAGTTCTCTTTTTATAGCAGACTTAAAGGATATATACATAAACCTAGCAATCTTCTTTTTAGCTTTATGCATATATAACAATGGATTTTGGCAAACATCTGAAGAAACAACTTTAAAACAAGATGTTGAAAGTATTAAAAGGTTTCTTATCTTTATAAAAAAAGATATTTTTCAAGGTTCAAAATAA